CTTTGAATTAAGATGATCCAGCTCGCCACGGTCAGTACGTCTCTCTCAAAATACTCTTGTTAGGGGTACATGTGGATCCGCTTGTTTCACCTGTATGTTTTAAACACGTCCATGGTTGCAGAAGTGGTTACTTGCGGATGTGGCACAGTTGAAATGTTTCCACATggtgatgattttttttttttttttcgtgtaacttgtccctgttttttttttttttttttaaagcgtatcatcatttttttatgtgtcaAATAGTTGCTCATTTATGTAGCAttaatatgtttttttttttttttttatttattttttgacaCTTGGATAAGTGATGCGAATTTGCTCAACTGGAACGGCGACTTTTCCAAAAAGTAAAGCAGCAGTGTAAGTGTGAGTTTGCGCATTATGCCCTTGCTAAATTGGGGAGTGATAGATAATGCGGCACGTACGTAGCAAAGTGGAACTGCCAATGTGTAGAGGCATTGTCCGCGATTAAGCGGTCCTTTGAAGCTtgaaaaatagcaaaatgcAGGAAGGGAAGTAGCCTTTTAGAGCAAGAACGTAGGCAAAACGGCAGTGTGTGACAGGTGCAAGGAATACTAATGGCAGTTCAGCGGAAAACACATTTAGCTATGTGCACTTTTTCAACCCCTTCTACAGTGCAAAAGGGAGGAATTATTAACCTTGTAACGCGTGGAATGGTAGGGGAAATGAAGCATTCCTGATTGGGgtgtttattattatttttaccatATAGATAATTTCCCCCATATGTTTATCTTCACTACGCGTACAACTCCTTTTTGAAGCACACGTATATGTGCTCGCGTGCAttcttgtcatttttttttttttttttgcgaccATATATACGTTACGATAGTAGCACGACGGGAAGGGGAACCACCCCAAataggagaagaagaaaataacaaatccccccctttccccatacatacgtacacacAGATACATAGCTGCATTTCCATTGACGTTTAACGAACCCCTATTTAACAGAAcagaaggacaaaaagatGAAAGGAATTATCGTTATCCTTTACCTCATTCTGGCACACCTCTGTTTTGGCTTTAAGAAATTTACGCCCAATCAGGCTCTGAATATTGTATCTAGAAGGGGGAGCCCAAATATGAGGTCTTCACAAAAACTGCATGAGTCTAAGAGCATAGATCTGGCCAATGACCTGAAGGAAAATGACGTGATTCCGAACGTCAAAGTTATGGTATAATGAGGATCGGCACTGCGGTAGAATGTGCGGTCGTTTATCCGATCCGTTTGTTCGTCGTACTGCACTGTAATCTACGCTATTtctctcccttcttttttccccagaTCGATGTGAAAAACATGAATGGCACGGATCACCCAGGGGAGGAGAATGACTTCAAAGCCATTGACACGCACGAGCTgtttaagaacaaaaaaatactaTTGATAAGCCTGCCGGGAGCTTTCACCCCCACATGCACATCCAAAATGATACCGCAGTATGAAGCCGAATATGATTTCTTCAttaaggaaaacaaatttgaCGACATTTACTGCATAACGAACAATGACATTTTTGTGTTAAAAAGTTGGTTTAAGgatatgaaaataaaaaaggtgaaatatGTTAGTGATGGGAATAGCTCCTTTACCGAGAGTATGAATATGCTTGTGGATAAGTCCAACTTTTTTATGGGCATGAGACCTTGGAGATTTGTTGCTATAGTGGAAAATAACATcctaataaaaatgtttcaaGAAAAAGATAAGCAACATAATATACAGACAGACCCGTATGAAGTTTCGTCCATTGCGGTGGTTAAGGAGTTCCTTCAACAGAATCAGCTTTGAGGGGCGGCAAAGGTTGGATGCGTTGGGTCTGTATAATTGTTGAGATGATTTCCAGTGTTTAAAAAATCCAACCGTTTGTGGGGGTTCAAGCAGAAGGCGCATTCCATCGAAGTGTCTTTCCCTTGTTGTGCACTGAAGTGAACTTGGTTAGTCATTTGTTTACAGTTAGCGTAGTTAtcttatttattatttattatttatttatttatttatttttttttttgcatgcatTATTTGACACACAGGTATGAACGGGGGAGGGTAGGTGAGTTTTTCCCCGGTGGAGTCAAATTGTGTCTGTACCGGGGCTCTACGAGACCCCGTCGGAAACTTTCAGCGAAGGTCTGTGCGCGCTGCACCACCTGTCGTATTGTGCGGAACCCGCACGCGCAGTCTCATTTGTTCAGTTgactatttttaattaatttggCAAAC
The Plasmodium knowlesi strain H genome assembly, chromosome: 2 DNA segment above includes these coding regions:
- a CDS encoding 1-cys peroxiredoxin, putative, whose translation is MKGIIVILYLILAHLCFGFKKFTPNQALNIVSRRGSPNMRSSQKLHESKSIDLANDLKENDVIPNVKVMIDVKNMNGTDHPGEENDFKAIDTHELFKNKKILLISLPGAFTPTCTSKMIPQYEAEYDFFIKENKFDDIYCITNNDIFVLKSWFKDMKIKKVKYVSDGNSSFTESMNMLVDKSNFFMGMRPWRFVAIVENNILIKMFQEKDKQHNIQTDPYEVSSIAVVKEFLQQNQL